One genomic segment of Actinoplanes ianthinogenes includes these proteins:
- a CDS encoding sensor histidine kinase, whose product MSERLGVLSRWSLALLFPIALWLVAIAPVGPGVLWAAAVVLVMALPLGLMRRHPGTALTVVLISGIALMPIVHQLFTGRAILVPLLILADLMVGAVAASAPRRRSIPAALATVAVQMGVTTFDNPTGVIILYLLEALAVATAWLIGNSVRQRRLYAAAQRVEAEMRAVQAERLRIARELHDMIAHSIGVIAVQAGMGRRVIDTQPAEARNALANIEETSRDTAAALRRMLGTLRRNDLQAGAAARDPAPGLDDLEGLVRRTEKAGLTVNLLRSGAQASLPPDIELSAFRIVQEAMTNVIRHAGTDRCDVVIEQSDQELTIEVIDGGRGAAGGSDHGYGIAGMRERVSLLGGEFRAGPGTPGGFHVHARIPLPRDGA is encoded by the coding sequence ATGTCCGAACGCCTGGGTGTCCTGTCGCGGTGGAGCCTCGCGCTGCTGTTCCCGATCGCGCTGTGGCTGGTCGCGATCGCCCCGGTCGGCCCCGGCGTGCTGTGGGCCGCGGCGGTCGTCCTGGTGATGGCCTTGCCGCTGGGGCTGATGCGCCGGCACCCGGGGACGGCCCTGACGGTGGTGCTGATCAGCGGGATCGCCCTCATGCCGATCGTGCACCAGCTCTTCACCGGGCGGGCCATCCTCGTCCCGCTGCTGATCCTGGCCGACCTCATGGTGGGCGCCGTCGCCGCCTCGGCGCCGCGGCGGCGGTCGATCCCGGCCGCGCTGGCGACCGTCGCCGTGCAGATGGGGGTCACCACGTTCGACAACCCCACCGGCGTGATCATCCTCTACCTCCTCGAGGCCCTCGCGGTCGCCACCGCGTGGCTGATCGGCAACTCGGTCCGGCAGCGTCGGCTCTATGCGGCGGCGCAGCGGGTCGAGGCCGAGATGCGAGCGGTGCAGGCGGAGCGGTTGCGGATCGCCCGGGAGCTGCACGACATGATCGCGCACAGCATCGGGGTGATCGCGGTGCAGGCCGGGATGGGCCGCCGGGTGATCGACACCCAGCCGGCCGAGGCCCGTAACGCCCTCGCGAACATCGAGGAGACCAGCCGGGACACGGCGGCCGCGCTGCGCCGGATGCTGGGCACGCTGCGGCGCAACGACCTCCAGGCGGGTGCCGCCGCGCGGGACCCGGCGCCCGGGCTGGACGACTTGGAGGGCCTGGTGAGGCGTACCGAAAAGGCGGGGTTGACGGTCAACCTGCTGCGCAGCGGCGCGCAGGCGTCGCTGCCGCCCGACATCGAGTTGTCCGCTTTCCGTATCGTCCAGGAGGCGATGACCAACGTGATCCGGCACGCCGGCACCGACCGGTGCGACGTCGTGATCGAGCAGAGCGACCAGGAGCTGACCATCGAGGTGATCGACGGCGGGCGCGGCGCCGCCGGCGGCAGCGACCACGGATACGGCATCGCCGGGATGCGCGAGCGGGTCAGCCTGCTCGGCGGCGAGTTCCGCGCCGGTCCCGGCACGCCCGGCGGCTTCCACGTGCACGCCCGGATCCCGCTGCCGAGGGACGGCGCGTGA
- a CDS encoding alpha/beta hydrolase, which translates to MKKNVLLAVLAMIVTPTASTLLAPPATAPPAVVIRPPGVYLMFDTRGQGRVAQVFGDLSTARRIAILVPGMSNRLANFWCGVGGKHYRSPATQAADLHRAMGPGEQAVIAWLGYDTPQTIKQAGRQELAAAGADALADFVGELAAAHPGATFALLGHSYGSTVIGLAASRLPNRVTDIAVFGSPGMGVDSVAELGTGARVWAGQSAGDWVRWVPGIRWLGLGHGTKPSDRAFGAQTFATADVRDHDHYLAPGTDSLAALAAIAGGAR; encoded by the coding sequence ATGAAGAAGAACGTGCTGCTGGCCGTCCTCGCCATGATCGTGACGCCGACCGCGAGCACCCTCCTGGCGCCCCCGGCGACCGCCCCGCCCGCGGTGGTGATCCGGCCGCCCGGCGTGTACCTGATGTTCGACACCCGGGGGCAGGGGCGGGTCGCGCAGGTGTTCGGTGACCTGAGCACCGCGCGGCGGATCGCGATCCTGGTGCCCGGCATGTCGAACCGGCTGGCGAACTTCTGGTGCGGTGTCGGCGGTAAGCACTATCGGTCACCCGCCACCCAGGCAGCGGATCTGCACCGGGCGATGGGGCCCGGCGAGCAGGCGGTGATCGCCTGGCTCGGCTACGACACCCCGCAGACGATCAAGCAGGCCGGTCGCCAGGAGCTGGCCGCCGCGGGCGCCGACGCCCTGGCCGACTTCGTCGGCGAGTTGGCCGCCGCGCATCCGGGGGCCACGTTCGCGCTGCTCGGGCACAGTTACGGGTCGACCGTGATCGGCCTGGCCGCATCCCGGTTACCGAATCGGGTCACCGACATCGCGGTGTTCGGCAGCCCGGGGATGGGCGTCGACAGCGTCGCCGAGCTGGGCACCGGCGCCCGGGTCTGGGCCGGTCAGAGCGCCGGTGACTGGGTCCGCTGGGTGCCCGGCATCCGCTGGCTCGGCCTCGGCCACGGCACCAAGCCGTCCGACCGCGCCTTCGGCGCGCAGACCTTCGCCACCGCTGACGTCCGCGACCACGACCACTACCTGGCGCCGGGCACCGATTCCCTCGCCGCCCTGGCCGCGATCGCCGGAGGAGCACGATGA
- a CDS encoding acyltransferase family protein: MTINDRDRTIDALRAVAILGVVLGHWLVSALVSDPAQPAAWHGASPLAENPSLVPATWLLQTLGLFFFAGGFAAARGLRGRPAWPWLTSRVTRLLRPIAVLAAVWLPALGLLKLTGAPESTRHAVWSLVTHPMWFLIVYVVLLALTPLLRATLIRCGLWAALLPVALIALADLCRHLGADSPVLLLAAPIGWAAPYLLGIALSEGRLSRRHGLALTVGGVVAGAVLVLVAGYPASAVGVPGDNWSNLDPPSLFALALAAAQLGVFLLLRPRLAAGLRRPALWLPVVVLNLAAMTLFCWHQTALLLVSFASLPAGPLPGLLDAPTGLWPMHRLLWLPVFALVLAVLCAVFRPRRPAVDQAQDRVGERVE; encoded by the coding sequence ATGACGATCAACGACCGCGACCGTACGATCGACGCCCTGCGCGCCGTCGCGATCCTCGGCGTCGTGCTCGGCCACTGGCTGGTGTCCGCCCTGGTCAGTGACCCCGCCCAGCCGGCCGCGTGGCACGGCGCCAGCCCCCTGGCGGAAAATCCGTCCCTCGTCCCGGCGACCTGGCTGCTCCAGACGCTGGGCCTGTTCTTCTTCGCCGGCGGTTTCGCGGCGGCCCGCGGCCTGCGCGGCCGCCCGGCGTGGCCGTGGCTGACCAGCCGGGTCACCCGGTTGCTGCGGCCGATCGCGGTCCTCGCCGCGGTCTGGCTGCCCGCGCTGGGCCTGCTGAAACTCACCGGCGCCCCGGAGAGCACCCGCCACGCGGTGTGGTCGCTGGTCACCCATCCGATGTGGTTCCTGATCGTCTACGTGGTGCTGCTCGCGCTGACCCCGCTGCTGCGTGCCACTCTGATCCGATGCGGTCTGTGGGCGGCGCTGCTCCCGGTGGCGCTGATCGCGCTCGCCGACCTGTGCCGGCACCTGGGCGCCGACTCGCCGGTGCTGCTGCTGGCCGCCCCGATCGGGTGGGCGGCCCCGTACCTGCTGGGCATCGCCCTGTCGGAGGGCCGGCTGTCCCGCCGGCACGGCCTGGCCCTGACCGTCGGCGGGGTCGTCGCCGGCGCGGTGCTGGTCCTGGTGGCCGGATATCCGGCGAGCGCGGTCGGCGTGCCCGGCGACAACTGGTCGAACCTGGACCCGCCGTCGCTGTTCGCCCTGGCCCTCGCCGCCGCCCAACTCGGCGTCTTCCTGCTGCTGCGTCCCCGGCTCGCGGCCGGGCTGCGCCGGCCTGCGCTGTGGCTGCCGGTCGTGGTGCTCAACCTCGCCGCGATGACCCTGTTCTGCTGGCACCAGACCGCGCTGCTGCTGGTCAGTTTCGCGAGCCTGCCGGCCGGGCCGCTGCCGGGCCTGCTCGACGCGCCGACCGGACTGTGGCCGATGCACCGGCTGCTGTGGCTACCGGTGTTCGCCCTGGTCCTGGCTGTCCTCTGCGCGGTCTTCCGCCCCCGGCGCCCGGCCGTAGACCAGGCGCAGGATCGCGTCGGTGAGCGTGTCGAGTAA
- a CDS encoding TetR/AcrR family transcriptional regulator, whose amino-acid sequence MPAIKSRRAPTKGDQREQALLGAARVVFRDKPISQVTIDELAGAAGITRSGFYFYFESKQALLAAVVDQGIAEADLEMAEWLASDGHDRAGLRRGLAAGLARWKVEGRWLREAFLAPDPGPDVMQIRARLVEQGCTLFSKRIERDARAGLTVGGPPELIAKMAVNLRSTMFADAYADPGAYDEDELLDTLTDAILRLVYGRAPGAEDRAEDSQDQGEHR is encoded by the coding sequence GTGCCAGCCATCAAGAGCCGTCGTGCCCCCACCAAGGGCGACCAGCGCGAGCAGGCCCTGCTCGGCGCCGCGCGGGTCGTCTTCCGGGACAAGCCGATCAGCCAGGTGACGATCGACGAGCTGGCCGGGGCGGCCGGCATCACCCGGTCCGGCTTCTACTTCTACTTCGAGTCGAAGCAGGCGCTGCTCGCCGCGGTGGTCGACCAGGGCATCGCCGAGGCCGACCTGGAGATGGCCGAGTGGCTCGCCTCCGACGGACACGATCGCGCCGGGCTGCGCCGCGGGCTGGCGGCCGGACTGGCCCGGTGGAAGGTCGAGGGCCGGTGGCTGCGCGAGGCGTTCCTCGCCCCCGACCCCGGTCCCGACGTGATGCAGATCCGCGCCCGGCTGGTCGAGCAGGGCTGCACGCTGTTCAGCAAGCGCATCGAGCGCGACGCCCGGGCCGGCCTGACCGTCGGCGGCCCGCCCGAGCTGATCGCCAAGATGGCCGTCAACCTGCGCAGCACGATGTTCGCCGACGCGTACGCCGACCCCGGCGCCTACGACGAGGACGAGTTACTCGACACGCTCACCGACGCGATCCTGCGCCTGGTCTACGGCCGGGCGCCGGGGGCGGAAGACCGCGCAGAGGACAGCCAGGACCAGGGCGAACACCGGTAG
- a CDS encoding MFS transporter produces the protein MPSRTRMALPVACYVVLLVSALQTLVVPVVANIRADLGVSTSAASWVVTANLLAAAVLTPMLGRLGDLHGRRPVMLGVLVVVLLGSVLAATTSSLPLLLAGRVAQAASFGLFPLAIGVLREELPPQRLTGAMALVSGMLSVGAGFGLVVTGLLMRHGGDYHQLFWLSTALTAIGLAGVWTLPRRAGAATGTLDWTGAALLGLGLVLLILPLEEGNGWGWGSARVLGLLAAALVVLTVFVLFERRVTHPLVSTRMLSHRPIVVANAAGLFLGFAMFAVFLSVSQLVQTPPAIAGYGFGASVLAASLVYLLPGTAGGVLTAPLGGRLVARFGAKATLVLAAVLAGAGFALLAALHSATWQVIVGALIVNTAVTFGYAALPALLVAHVTPAETGIANSVNSIARSVGMSLGTAFVVTMMTRNPIPGPLPLPREAQFVTVFVIGAGLAAIAAVTVAWLLPRVREPKLTVAEVEADEVLGAAGLDVPAVR, from the coding sequence ATGCCCTCAAGAACGCGCATGGCACTGCCCGTCGCCTGCTACGTCGTGCTGCTCGTCTCCGCGCTGCAGACCCTGGTCGTCCCGGTCGTCGCCAACATCCGTGCCGACCTCGGCGTCTCGACCAGCGCGGCCAGCTGGGTGGTGACCGCCAACCTGCTCGCCGCCGCGGTGCTCACCCCGATGCTCGGCCGGCTCGGCGACCTGCACGGGCGCCGCCCGGTGATGCTGGGCGTGCTGGTCGTGGTGCTGCTCGGCTCGGTGCTCGCCGCCACCACCTCGAGCCTGCCGCTGCTGCTCGCCGGCCGGGTCGCCCAGGCGGCCAGCTTCGGCCTGTTCCCGCTGGCCATCGGCGTGCTGCGGGAGGAGCTGCCGCCGCAGCGCCTGACCGGCGCGATGGCCCTGGTCAGCGGCATGCTCTCGGTCGGCGCCGGCTTCGGCCTGGTGGTCACCGGCCTGCTGATGCGCCACGGTGGCGATTACCACCAGCTGTTCTGGCTGTCCACCGCGCTGACCGCGATCGGCCTGGCCGGGGTGTGGACCTTGCCGCGCCGCGCCGGGGCGGCCACCGGCACCCTGGACTGGACCGGCGCCGCCCTGCTCGGGCTCGGCCTGGTCCTGCTGATCCTGCCCCTGGAGGAGGGCAACGGCTGGGGCTGGGGCTCGGCCCGGGTGCTCGGCCTGCTGGCCGCCGCGCTCGTCGTGCTGACCGTGTTCGTGCTGTTCGAGCGGCGGGTCACGCACCCGCTGGTCAGCACCCGGATGCTCAGCCACCGCCCGATCGTGGTGGCCAACGCGGCCGGGCTCTTCCTCGGCTTCGCGATGTTCGCCGTCTTCCTGTCGGTCTCCCAGCTGGTGCAGACGCCACCGGCGATCGCCGGCTACGGCTTCGGCGCCTCGGTGCTCGCCGCCAGCCTGGTCTACCTGCTGCCCGGCACGGCCGGCGGCGTGCTCACCGCTCCGCTGGGTGGCCGGTTGGTGGCCCGCTTCGGCGCCAAGGCGACGCTGGTCCTCGCGGCGGTCCTGGCCGGCGCCGGCTTCGCGCTGCTCGCGGCGCTGCACTCGGCCACCTGGCAGGTGATCGTCGGGGCGCTGATCGTCAACACCGCGGTCACCTTCGGGTACGCGGCACTGCCCGCCCTCCTGGTCGCCCACGTCACGCCCGCCGAGACCGGCATCGCCAACAGCGTGAACTCGATCGCCCGCTCGGTCGGCATGTCGCTGGGCACCGCGTTCGTGGTCACCATGATGACCCGCAACCCGATCCCCGGCCCGCTGCCGCTGCCCCGCGAGGCCCAGTTCGTGACGGTCTTCGTGATCGGCGCCGGCCTGGCCGCGATCGCCGCGGTCACCGTCGCCTGGCTGCTGCCGCGTGTCCGGGAGCCGAAGCTCACCGTGGCCGAGGTGGAGGCCGACGAGGTGCTCGGCGCCGCCGGGCTGGACGTGCCGGCCGTGCGCTGA
- a CDS encoding nucleoside triphosphate pyrophosphohydrolase: MTGESGQAGKLVRDRIPEIIRRDGLEPIVRTATEDEFRGYVQAKLREELAEYLESERAEELADVLEACFAAAALQGVSRSELIELAEQKRQERGGFDDRLIWLGNA, encoded by the coding sequence ATGACCGGCGAAAGCGGACAGGCAGGAAAGCTGGTGCGCGACCGGATCCCGGAGATCATCCGGCGGGACGGTCTGGAGCCGATCGTGCGCACCGCCACCGAGGACGAGTTTCGCGGATACGTGCAGGCCAAGCTGCGCGAGGAGCTCGCCGAGTACCTGGAGAGCGAACGGGCCGAGGAGCTCGCCGACGTTCTGGAGGCGTGTTTCGCGGCGGCGGCGTTGCAGGGCGTCAGCCGCTCCGAGCTGATCGAGTTGGCCGAGCAGAAGCGGCAGGAGCGCGGCGGTTTCGACGACCGGCTGATCTGGCTGGGCAACGCGTAG
- a CDS encoding aminoglycoside phosphotransferase family protein — protein sequence MTDAQVLQDDPHRRVVRVGDTVRRPVHPWSPTIHEVLRHLEAVGFPYAPRVLGIDTDGREVLTYIAGESGGAAWSKVVGDAGLVAMARLLRDYHDAVRDFRPAAAAGWAASAGGFDAGDLVCHGDFGPWNLVWRGCQPVGILDWDYAWPAPAVHDVAYALEYVTPFRDDAVAAADLHHPAPPDRRRRMELFAEAYGLTTMDGLVDEVITQQHQVWQRARRLAAEGRQPQVAWERAGLLDEVARRIEWSRAHRDIFGG from the coding sequence ATGACCGATGCACAGGTGCTTCAGGACGATCCGCACCGCCGGGTCGTGCGGGTCGGCGACACCGTTCGCCGGCCCGTGCACCCCTGGTCGCCGACGATTCACGAGGTGCTGCGGCACCTGGAGGCGGTCGGTTTTCCGTACGCGCCGAGGGTGCTCGGGATCGACACGGACGGGCGGGAGGTGCTCACCTACATCGCGGGGGAGTCCGGCGGGGCGGCATGGTCCAAGGTGGTCGGCGACGCGGGGCTGGTGGCGATGGCCCGGCTGCTGCGGGATTACCACGACGCCGTGCGTGACTTCCGGCCGGCGGCCGCGGCCGGGTGGGCGGCCAGCGCCGGCGGGTTCGATGCCGGGGACCTGGTCTGTCACGGTGACTTCGGGCCCTGGAACCTGGTGTGGCGCGGTTGTCAGCCGGTCGGCATCCTGGACTGGGACTACGCCTGGCCGGCCCCGGCCGTCCACGACGTCGCCTACGCCCTCGAATATGTGACACCGTTTCGCGACGACGCGGTGGCGGCCGCCGACCTGCACCATCCGGCGCCGCCGGACCGCAGGCGCCGGATGGAACTGTTCGCCGAGGCGTACGGGCTCACCACGATGGACGGCCTGGTCGACGAGGTCATCACTCAGCAGCATCAGGTCTGGCAGCGGGCCCGGCGACTGGCCGCCGAGGGCCGGCAGCCGCAGGTCGCCTGGGAGCGGGCCGGCCTGCTCGACGAGGTGGCCCGGCGGATCGAGTGGAGCCGGGCCCACCGGGACATTTTCGGGGGATGA
- a CDS encoding DUF1996 domain-containing protein, with protein sequence MTARYRRPSPKNPVLVRILAAGTALAAAGVLTVTFVSGGGDGKADASTSLNQYVPIERVAAGVVNPPPGRDASRGRFTVDCGTNGNGKFSPDNPVAQPGIRNGAEHVHDFVGNKAITAFSSDADLDASGTTCRNGDKSSYFWPVVRIDKSVRADDATVREALSGTSGAVVCPAVRDRLPAVPDSAKASVAGLLSELDRMEASADRRILAVKGVNADLNNEVLRKLGADRTTALTRMGDAIRRAGGRWPSRMVSMADCDISYDGVHEVLHTAGAKAAPVATPQIHCPGVRDKIPGVPAPALAEVDRSLDELDRQISEADERLVATRGQGGAAFVDNAILGPLKAKRIAVLDRIATAIGRTTARPDGLEKLAGCTLDGRQSTTGQGTGRPSASPSAVALPDPQGPNLELPNNTGGIVRPASVLIEYRGNPVSKVVPMPKFLRALTGDAKPTSRGPANARATWTCSGFADRLSDKYPVCPEGRQVQRVQDFPGCWDGKNTDSANHRSHVAFADRKTGACPAGFVAIPQLRITLSYKISRAVQLKGQYALDSFPEENHNPFSDHNDFVNVNSARTMQRIATCINKGKNCR encoded by the coding sequence GTGACAGCTCGTTACCGACGGCCTTCGCCGAAGAACCCGGTCCTGGTACGGATCCTCGCGGCCGGCACCGCGCTCGCCGCTGCCGGAGTTCTGACCGTCACGTTCGTCAGCGGTGGAGGCGATGGCAAGGCCGACGCCTCGACCAGCCTGAATCAGTACGTGCCGATCGAGCGGGTGGCGGCCGGCGTGGTGAACCCACCGCCCGGCCGGGATGCCTCGCGTGGCCGGTTCACGGTGGACTGCGGCACGAACGGCAACGGCAAGTTCAGCCCGGACAACCCGGTGGCGCAGCCGGGCATCCGCAACGGCGCCGAGCACGTGCACGACTTCGTCGGCAACAAGGCGATCACCGCGTTCTCCTCCGACGCGGACCTGGACGCCTCCGGCACGACGTGCCGCAACGGCGACAAGTCGTCCTACTTCTGGCCGGTCGTGCGGATCGACAAGTCGGTGCGCGCGGACGACGCGACGGTCCGTGAGGCGCTGTCGGGCACGTCCGGAGCGGTGGTCTGCCCGGCCGTCCGTGATCGCCTCCCGGCCGTGCCGGACAGCGCAAAGGCCTCGGTCGCGGGGCTGCTGTCCGAGCTGGATCGGATGGAGGCCTCCGCAGATCGGCGGATCCTCGCCGTCAAGGGCGTGAACGCGGACCTCAACAACGAGGTGCTGCGCAAGCTGGGTGCGGACCGGACAACCGCGCTGACGAGGATGGGTGACGCGATCCGCCGGGCCGGCGGCCGATGGCCGAGCCGCATGGTGTCGATGGCCGACTGCGACATCAGCTACGACGGTGTCCACGAGGTCCTGCACACCGCTGGGGCGAAGGCCGCCCCGGTGGCGACGCCCCAGATTCACTGCCCGGGCGTACGCGACAAAATCCCCGGCGTGCCGGCGCCGGCGCTGGCCGAGGTCGACCGCAGCCTCGACGAACTGGACCGGCAGATCTCGGAGGCCGACGAGCGACTGGTCGCCACCCGCGGGCAGGGTGGTGCCGCCTTCGTGGACAACGCGATTCTCGGCCCGCTGAAAGCCAAGCGGATCGCTGTCCTGGACCGCATCGCCACCGCCATCGGCCGTACCACCGCCCGCCCCGACGGCCTGGAGAAGCTGGCCGGCTGCACGCTCGACGGCCGGCAGAGCACCACGGGACAGGGCACCGGCCGGCCGTCGGCGTCACCGTCCGCTGTCGCGCTGCCGGATCCGCAGGGCCCGAATCTGGAACTGCCGAACAACACCGGCGGCATCGTGCGCCCCGCCTCGGTGCTGATCGAGTACCGCGGCAACCCGGTGAGCAAGGTGGTGCCGATGCCGAAGTTCCTGCGCGCACTGACCGGTGACGCGAAGCCGACCAGCCGCGGCCCGGCCAACGCCCGAGCCACCTGGACCTGCTCCGGTTTCGCCGACCGGCTGTCCGACAAGTACCCGGTGTGCCCGGAAGGTCGCCAGGTCCAGCGGGTGCAGGACTTCCCGGGCTGCTGGGACGGCAAGAACACCGACAGCGCCAACCATCGCAGCCACGTCGCCTTCGCCGACCGGAAGACCGGCGCCTGCCCGGCCGGGTTCGTGGCCATCCCGCAGCTGCGCATCACCCTGTCGTACAAGATCTCGCGGGCGGTCCAGCTGAAGGGCCAGTACGCCCTCGACTCCTTCCCGGAGGAGAACCACAATCCGTTCTCCGACCACAACGACTTCGTGAACGTGAACTCCGCCCGGACCATGCAACGCATCGCCACCTGCATCAACAAGGGAAAGAACTGCCGCTGA
- a CDS encoding NADP-dependent oxidoreductase — protein sequence MRAIALDDYGDADVLRLVELPDPPVGPDVVRIRVRGAGLNPVDYKIRQGHLRGAFPHHTPLIPGWDVAGVVDAVGPAVTGFAAGDEVMAYARKDTVQHGTYAELVSVAEGAVAHKPSSLTFAQAGGLPLAGLTAWQMLLAVDAGPGDVVLVHAAAGGVGHLAVQLARALGAARVIGTASKTNHDFLRGLGCEPIEYGDDLPDRLASLTGGDGRVDAALDFVGGAALSQSPRLVRSPARHASVVDPQVKEQGGRYVFVRPDGDQLATLAALADAGRLRVEVAREFPLAEAAQAQRVLEQGHVRGKLVLLPD from the coding sequence ATGAGAGCTATCGCGCTGGACGACTACGGTGACGCCGACGTGCTGCGGCTGGTGGAGCTGCCGGATCCGCCGGTCGGGCCGGACGTCGTCCGCATCCGGGTGCGCGGCGCCGGCCTGAACCCGGTCGACTACAAGATCCGGCAGGGCCATCTGCGCGGCGCCTTCCCGCATCACACGCCGCTGATCCCGGGCTGGGACGTGGCCGGGGTGGTGGACGCGGTCGGGCCGGCGGTCACCGGGTTCGCCGCCGGGGACGAGGTGATGGCGTACGCGCGCAAGGACACGGTGCAGCACGGCACGTACGCCGAACTGGTCTCCGTCGCCGAGGGCGCGGTCGCGCACAAGCCGTCCTCGCTGACCTTCGCGCAGGCGGGCGGCCTGCCCCTGGCCGGACTGACCGCGTGGCAGATGCTGCTGGCGGTCGACGCCGGTCCGGGCGACGTCGTCCTGGTGCACGCGGCCGCCGGCGGGGTGGGACACCTGGCGGTGCAGCTGGCCCGGGCGCTGGGCGCGGCCCGCGTCATCGGCACCGCCTCGAAGACCAACCACGACTTCCTGCGCGGACTGGGCTGCGAACCGATCGAGTACGGCGACGACCTGCCGGACCGCCTGGCGTCGCTGACCGGTGGGGACGGCCGGGTCGACGCGGCGCTGGACTTCGTCGGCGGCGCCGCGCTGAGCCAGTCGCCGCGGCTGGTCCGCTCCCCCGCCCGGCACGCCTCGGTCGTCGACCCGCAGGTCAAAGAGCAGGGCGGACGGTACGTCTTCGTCCGCCCGGACGGCGACCAGCTCGCGACCCTGGCCGCGCTGGCCGACGCCGGCCGGCTGCGCGTCGAGGTGGCCCGGGAGTTCCCGCTCGCCGAGGCCGCGCAGGCGCAGCGCGTGCTGGAGCAGGGCCACGTGCGCGGCAAGCTCGTGCTGCTGCCCGATTAG
- a CDS encoding tautomerase family protein, whose product MPHVTLYALEAELAGREPALITELTDAVVSVYGDWVRGSVDVRLIGIPAGRWARGGVPVTTAAPAVSFGMREEVFAREDAGTVIARLVTAFTDAVTAVFGAGRHDEVLVELVGQPTSRSGLGGRVIDSGR is encoded by the coding sequence ATGCCGCACGTGACGCTGTACGCACTGGAAGCTGAGCTCGCCGGGCGTGAGCCCGCCCTGATCACCGAGCTGACGGATGCGGTGGTCTCCGTGTACGGCGACTGGGTCCGTGGCTCGGTGGACGTCCGGCTGATCGGCATTCCCGCCGGTCGGTGGGCACGTGGCGGGGTGCCGGTCACGACGGCGGCGCCGGCGGTCAGCTTCGGGATGCGCGAGGAGGTGTTCGCGCGGGAGGACGCCGGCACCGTGATCGCGCGGCTCGTGACCGCGTTCACCGACGCGGTCACCGCCGTGTTCGGTGCGGGTCGCCACGACGAGGTGCTCGTCGAGCTGGTCGGCCAGCCCACCTCCCGGTCCGGGCTCGGCGGCCGGGTGATCGACAGCGGGCGGTAG
- a CDS encoding TetR/AcrR family transcriptional regulator gives MPKRVDHEQRRRQIGEALLRIASTRGLQSATMREVAAEAGVSLRLVQYYFHTKEELLVAALAYLAEQLTERVRAGIRALGPATPRSIVYGTLTAALPTDEESVRLTRAYTGFYTLVFSEPELDKRHGTTYPDRLESLLAGQITEAQEAGDVAPDVDPALTAAALLALTNGLGSSVLGGQRDGAAALRILNNQLDRLFTPTTGSR, from the coding sequence GTGCCGAAACGGGTGGACCATGAGCAGCGACGGCGGCAGATCGGCGAGGCGCTCCTGCGGATCGCGAGCACGCGCGGCCTGCAGTCGGCGACCATGCGCGAGGTGGCGGCCGAGGCCGGTGTCTCGCTGCGGCTGGTGCAGTACTACTTCCACACCAAGGAGGAGCTGCTGGTGGCCGCGCTCGCCTACCTCGCGGAGCAGCTCACCGAGCGGGTGCGGGCCGGCATCCGGGCGCTCGGCCCGGCGACCCCGCGCAGCATCGTGTACGGCACGCTCACCGCCGCGCTGCCGACCGACGAGGAGAGCGTGCGGCTGACCCGGGCGTACACGGGGTTCTACACGCTGGTGTTCAGCGAGCCGGAGCTGGACAAGCGGCACGGCACCACCTATCCGGACCGGCTGGAGTCGCTGCTCGCCGGCCAGATCACCGAAGCTCAGGAGGCCGGCGACGTGGCCCCCGACGTGGACCCGGCACTGACCGCGGCGGCGCTGCTCGCGCTGACCAACGGGCTGGGGTCGAGCGTGCTGGGCGGTCAGCGTGACGGTGCCGCGGCGCTGCGGATCCTGAACAATCAGCTCGATCGGCTGTTCACGCCCACGACCGGGAGTCGTTGA